One window of Centropristis striata isolate RG_2023a ecotype Rhode Island chromosome 21, C.striata_1.0, whole genome shotgun sequence genomic DNA carries:
- the LOC131960169 gene encoding PDZ domain-containing protein 7-like, with amino-acid sequence MAHSSDPSRREKTPGTQGSHTATRNLLRKKEQRRRGIRSSSPMGRVILINSPVDGGDDSEDLHTITVDKSVDGKLGFSVRGGSEHGLSIFVSKVEDNSTAEEAGLLVGDKLVEVNGVSLESITMSSAVKVLTGNNRLRMVVRRVGKVPGIRYSKEKTTWVDLIHRRMVVEESGQTPSDASSGSALQRIVHLYTTSDDYCLGFNIRGGKEFGLGIYVSKLDPGGLAEQNGIKMGDQILAANGVSFEDISHSNAVEVLKSHTHIMLTIKEAGRYPAYKEMVAEYRWLNKLANGTQKSSSQGSDSNSSASSLSSGTPVSSLSGLSQVMFPPSMAFASDMVDVCISTEDQRSDSERTETAMQTDLPSQRTGAETTRSLGRTTLLRDTAIREESSERTESPKTAVLLALSRPTRPISRSQSQVTVAEIKQKKEKKQKEKHPEEKSTLQRSKTFVNLLFRGRRGRSKSPSKDKAGKGGRQVAATPNTEMLGVVEDMARRLLTEEEVAAVMTTCRRYVAERSVENLIRHLLAVLDRPEKLLLLREVRMLLPPPDLSAFNGMVTPIEVEAYDILKYRSIRTPPLRSPTSSRAPKRRLITPIPDYRGGFELHNAEEVEKESHLLEELEKLSVSGTRSSRERPHPSRSFTPLLDIPVDGYDTESRDLRPSSSAMLPNWLLARSDDSRPPLRTDIGTIRSVHFDEVSLHSTSDASERGRSQFRNGHSQGKKEKSGDRSRDVVFTLQSAARRSRPPLSQVFRPSRDKREASEQTNGHQAENGLNGSEPEHEYQLKTVCISKTKQSLGISISGGMESKVQPVVKIEKIFPGGAASTCEVLKAGFELVSVDGVTLQGVTHPHAVDIIRKAFSNKAKDPMVFVVKVPKNILKGD; translated from the exons GAGGAGACGACAGTGAGGACCTCCATACGATCACCGTGGATAAGAGTGTGGACGGTAAGCTCGGCTTCAGCGTGCGAGGCGGCTCCGAACATGGACTCAGCATCTTCGTCAGCAAGGTGGAGGACAACAGTACTGCAG aggAGGCAGGCCTGCTTGTAGGTGATAAACTGGTGGAGGTGAACGGTGTCAGCCTGGAGAGCATCACGATGAGCAGCGCTGTGAAGGTGCTGACGGGAAACAACCGGCTCAGGATGGTGGTGAGACGAGTGGGCAAAGTCCCCGGCATCCGCTACTCCAAGGAGAAGACGACCTG GGTGGACCTGATCCACAGACGTATGGTGGTGGAGGAGAGCGGACAGACGCCTTCTGATGCGAGCTCGGGGAGCGCCCTCCAGCGGATCGTCCACCTCTACACCACCTCAGACGACTACTGCCTGGGCTTCAACATCCGGGGAGGGAAGGAGTTCGGCCTGGGCATCTACGTCTCCAA ACTGGATCCTGGTGGTCTGGCTGAGCAGAATGGGATAAAGATGGGGGACCAGATCCTGGCTGCCAACGGCGTGAGCTTTGAGGACATCAGCCACAGTAACGCTGTGGAGGTGCTGAAGAGCCACACGCACATTATGCTGACCATCAAG GAAGCAGGACGATACCCGGCTTATAAAGAGATGGTGGCAGAATACAGGTGGCTCAATAAGC TTGCCAACGGTACTCAGAAATCTTCCTCCCAGGGTTCAGACTCCAACTCCTCggcctcctctctgtcctctgggACTCCTGTCAGCTCTCTGAGTGGCCTCTCGCAGGTCATGTTCCCTCCCAGCATGGCGTTCGCCTCCGACATGGTGGACGTCTGCATCTCGACTGAGGACCAGAG GTCTGACTCAGAGCGGACTGAGACGGCCATGCAGACGGACCTTCCCTCTCAGAGAACGGGAGCAGAAACCACTCGCAGCCTGGGACGGACCACTCTGCTCAGAGACACGGCGATCCGAGAGGAGAGCAGCGAGAGGACAGAGTCCCCCAAGACGGCCGTGCTGCTGGCTCTCAGCAGACCCACCAGACCCATCAGCAGGTCCCAGAGCCAGGTCACCGTGGCAG AGATCaagcagaagaaagaaaagaagcagaAGGAGAAACACCCGGAGGAGAAGAGCACCCTGCAGCGCTCCAAGACCTTCGTCAACCTGCTGTTCAGGGGACGCAGAGGACGCTCCAAGTCCCCGTCCAAGGATAAGGCTGGCAAAG GGGGTCGGCAGGTCGCTGCGACGCCCAACACAGAGATGCTGGGGGTGGTGGAGGACATGGCCCGCAGGCTGCTGACGGAGGAGGAGGTCGCTGCTGTGATGACGACCTGCAGAAGG TACGTGGCAGAGCGGTCAGTGGAGAACCTGATACGCCACCTGCTGGCCGTGCTGGACAGACcggagaagctgctgctgctgagggaaGTCCG GATGCTTCTTCCTCCTCCAGACCTGAGTGCGTTCAATGGCATGGTGACGCCGATCGAAGTCGAGGCCTATGACATCCTCAAGTATCGCTCCA tTCGAACTCCACCTCTTCGCTCGCCGACATCTAGTCGAGCACCCAAACGGCGTCTCATCACTCCGATCCCCG ATTACAGAGGAGGCTTTGAGCTCCACAACGCTgaggaggtggagaaggagagccacctgctggaggagctggagaagcTCAGTGTGTCTGGGACCCGGAGCTCCAGGGAGAGGCCCCATCCCTCCAGGTCCTTCACCCCGCTGCTGGACATACCTGTGGACGGGTACGACACGGAGTCCAGAGACCTCAGACCCTCCTCCAGCGCCATGCTGCCCAACTGGCTGCTGGCCCGCAGCGACGACTCCCGGCCTCCCCTCCGCACGGACATCGGCACCATCCGCTCTGTCCACTTCGACGAGGTCTCGCTGCACTCGACGTCGGACGCCTCGGAGAGAGGACGGTCTCAGTTCAGAAACGGACACTCGCAGGGAAAGAAGGAGAAGAGTGGAGACAGGAGTAGAGACGTGGTGTTCACGCTGCAGAGTGCCGCTCGAAGGAGTCGCCCCCCGCTGTCGCAGGTGTTCAGACCGAGTCGAGACAAACGAGAGGCGAGTGAACAGACGAACGGACATCAGGCTGAGAACGGACTCAACGGCTCCGAGCCCGAACACGAGTACCAGCTGAAAACTGTCTGCATCTCCAAGACCAAGCAGTCGCTGG gCATCAGTATATCTGGAGGGATGGAGTCGAAGGTTCAGCCGGTGGTGAAGATCGAGAAGATCTTTCCTGGAGGAGCCGCCTCCACCTGCGAAGTTCTCAAG GCTGGGTTTGAGCTGGTGTCCGTGGACGGCGTCACCCTGCAGGGCGTCACTCATCCGCACGCTGTCGACATCATCCGGAAAGCCTTCAGCAACAAGGCCAAAGACCCCATGGTGTTTGTGGTCAAAGTCCCCAAAAACATTCTGAAAGGAGACTGA